In Syngnathus scovelli strain Florida chromosome 11, RoL_Ssco_1.2, whole genome shotgun sequence, one DNA window encodes the following:
- the ncoa3 gene encoding nuclear receptor coactivator 3, whose product MSGIGDNSLEPLCSDRKRKLSTCDTPGIGCDKRRREQETKYIEELAELISANLSNIDSFNVKPDKCAILKETVRQIRQIKEQGKNYCSADDVQKADVSSTGQGVIDKDHLGPLLLQALDGFLFVVNREGSIVFVSDNVTQYLLYKQEELINTSVYNIIHDDDREAFHKNLPKSTVPNGASWAGEAPRQKSHTFNCRMLVNSVHGQSHGLAEDRPTGQRYETMQCFALTQPRAMMEEGEDLQSCMICVARRITALERTERFSTRHELSGKLIEIEQHSTLHTTMRPGWEDLVRRCIQMFLSRSDGQPWSYKRHYQDAFHNGHAETPLYRFSLADGTPVTAQTRSDLCRNPNTNEPHSFLSTHLLQREQNSYRGNQGGGTRPPSMAVNNPNQQMNMASGGGMNMAYGMGDQGNMSQRGAPQYTGGNRMNPMNPMHQMNNMGPINSMNSMNQMGQMNQMGHHGMHHQHQHQHQQMAPFHGGGSGGGGYGMGMTSPPQASPGINGPPHNVMGSPRVRGSPKMGASPFSPGGLNSPMGSSHPTNSGGGTTNFSSSSLNALQAISEGVGNPLSSPLTSPSAHKPDSSPSINSTNQVPGGPCKSSLPSHCDSKSPASSLAPPAGEQHPHAPSSECATDKPDSQASREAGPNMAESHRRVPDKSHKKLLQLLTSPTDELAPAKHPPSSGPTSTPDVKDGTTGVTSPSSSIGVSSSTGAVSSSGSAGHFTSQSLQEKHKILHKLLKNGNTPDEVARITAEATGKSSLESGTSEAGSAAVGGVRASESKQEQHSPKKEISQALRHYFLNKDDSKEGVDIKPKLEDLEGRGALGSGVSSSESYSMDAMVKLEPSDEVETLETILGTRNVSGFFPEPDSRSGKEVGNKQGIMPDSLLEGDRGTVTPGQRGPCQRALSVDAKPIGGEVPVGVGLAGRRNVLCPSLIKQENMDAPIRPGGVPNGFPGAAGGCPPRGHPTRGMLRGTGMPQRPPMAGPGEWVMQRSNSSAMTGPGHPGMVRSGPMGGPMINRSNSVPANTRSILQQQLMEMGTNEGNMSMSPFGSHGPTPRSPSWPDSAMGIERSQNNTNREQFGNTLEELLGPLASSEGQSDERALLDQLDSLLNTADVIALQEIDRALGIPEIVGQNHGPEGHPQAQDPGQSQSAPPEAFTGPDSSIGLEQKPMYGQGYPGPPGPASMSMQPGYGGGTIPSQPPAGFNPMLNQMGQGGSFPGMGGMAGLGNPRGNMIRPRMMTATKPLRLQLQQRLQGPQFMNQARQGMKMESAPGGNPAMRPGMRPGMQPGMQPGMQPGMRPGMQAGMHPGMSGQPGFLNAQMMAQRSREVMTMQMRRQRMMMLMQQQQQQQQMQAQAQGPAAGFSPPPNVTAPGGMDSTMGGPGMNQPGQQGFNYGANYGMNQQGEQSFMTPSSSPPQNMMAGRMGGPAQSNMMSGMQGNPQGGSMYPSGDMKGWPQGGMPRKSAYPQQQFPQQGNQGQFGNMMMNNSIGRPGAVGGAGSSQMGQMPGQMQTQMQGQMPGPMQGQMGMNPMGMGRMPMGPDQKFC is encoded by the exons ATGAGTGGCATAGGAGACAACTCGTTGGAGCCGCTGTGCTCGGACCGCAAACGGAAACTGTCCACCTGCGACACGCCGGGCATCGG GTGTGACAAGCGTCGACGGGAACAGGAGACCAAGTACATCGAGGAGCTGGCTGAGCTCATCTCCGCTAACCTCTCTAACATTGATAGCTTCAACGTGAAGCCTGACAAATGtgcaattctcaaggagactgtGCGGCAGATCCGACAAATCAAAGAGCAAG GTAAAAACTACTGCAGTGCTGATGATGTCCAGAAGGCGGATGTGTCTTCTACTGGTCAAGGGGTCATTGACAAAGACCACCTGGGACCCCTGCTTTTACAG GCTCTCGACGGGTTCCTTTTTGTGGTGAACCGAGAAGGAAGCATCGTATTTGTGTCCGACAATGTGACACAATACCTTCTGTACAAACAGGAGGAGCTCATCAACACCAGCGTGTACAACATCATTCATGATGATGACCGGGAGGCGTTCCACAAAAACTTACCCAAATCTACTG TTCCAAATGGGGCATCTTGGGCGGGAGAAGCACCCAGACAGAAGAGCCATACGTTCAACTGTCGCATGTTGGTTAACTCGGTCCACGGTCAAAGTCATGGGTTGGCAGAAGACAGGCCCACTGGACAGCGCTACGAGACCATGCAGTGTTTTGCTCTCACTCAGCCCCGGGCCATGATGGAGGAAGGGGAAG ATCTACAGTCATGTATGATATGCGTGGCCCGACGCATCACAGCGCTGGAGAGGACCGAGCGCTTTAGCACACGCCACGAGCTGTCAG GTAAACTCATTGAAATTGAGCAGCATAGCACTCTTCACACCACCATGCGTCCCGGTTGGGAGGACCTGGTGCGGCGCTGCATACAGATGTTCCTGAGTCGAAGCGATGGCCAACCGTGGTCTTACAAACGTCACTATCAAGACG CTTTCCACAATGGCCATGCGGAGACGCCACTCTACCGCTTCTCCCTCGCTGATGGCACACCCGTCACAGCCCAGACTCGCAGTGACCTCTGCAGGAATCCCAACACCAACGAACCACACTCATTTCTCTCCACTCATTTGCTTCAGAG AGAGCAGAATAGTTATCGTGGAAACCAAGGAGGAGGCACGAGGCCTCCAAGCATGGCTGTGAACAATCCCAACCAGCAGATGAACATGGCGTCTGGCGGAGGCATGAACATGGCTTACGGCATGGGCGACCAAGGAAACATGTCCCAAAGAGGGGCGCCCCAGTACACTGGGGGCAACCGCATGAATCCAATGAACCCCATGCATCAAATGAACAACATGGGTCCGATCAATTCCATGAACAGCATGAACCAAATGGGGCAGATGAATCAGATGGGCCACCACGGGATGCATCACCAGCATCAGCACCAACATCAACAGATGGCGCCGTTCCACGGGGGCGGATCTGGAGGCGGAGGATACGGGATGGGAATGACCAGTCCCCCGCAGGCCAGTCCGGGTATAAACGGTCCCCCGCACAATGTCATGGGTTCACCCCGAGTCAGGGGAAGTCCCAAGATGGGCGCCAGCCCCTTCTCTCCTGGAG GTTTGAATTCTCCCATGGGCTCCAGCCACCCGACTAACTCAGGAGGCGGGACCACAAATTTCTCCAGCAGCTCCTTGAATGCTCTGCAAGCCATCAGTGAGGGTGTGGGCAATCCGTTGTCCTCCCCACTTACTTCCCCGAGCGCGCACAAGCCTGACAGCTCGCCGAGCATTAATTCCACCAACCAGGTTCCAGGTGGACCCTGCAAATCCAGCCTCCCATCCCACTGCGACTCAAAGAGCCCAGCGAGCTCACTGGCGCCGCCGGCAGGGGAGCAGCATCCTCACGCCCCCTCAAGCGAGTGCGCTACGGACAAACCAGACAGTCAAGCGAGCAGGGAGGCGGGACCAAACATGGCCGAATCTCATCGTCGGGTGCCTGACAAAAGCCACAAGAAGCTTTTGCAGCTCCTCACATCCCCAACAGATGAGCTTGCGCCAGCGAAGCACCCTCCGAGCTCCGGGCCTACTTCCACCCCAGATGTCAAAGACGGAACAACTGGCGTTACCAGCCCTTCGTCCTCCATCGGTGTGTCCTCCTCTACGGGCGCAGTGTCCTCTTCTGGTAGCGCGGGGCATTTCACGAGTCAGTCACTTCAAGAGAAGCACAAGATTCTCCACAAGCTCCTGAAGAATGGGAACACTCCGGATGAGGTGGCCCGCATCACAGCGGAAGCCACCGGCAAGAGCAGCTTAGAGTCCGGCACATCTGAGGCGGGATCCGCGGCTGTCGGAGGGGTTCGGGCATCCGAATCCAAGCAGGAGCAGCACAGTCCTAAGAAGGAGATTTCCCAAGCGCTCCGTCACTACTTCCTCAATAAGGATGACTCGAAAGAGGGAGTTGATATCAAGCCAAAGCTGGAGGATCTAGAGGGGAGGGGAGCTCTGGGGTCAGGGGTCTCAAGCTCCGAGAGCTACTCGATGGACGCCATGGTCAAGCTGGAGCCGTCCGATGAG GTCGAGACCCTGGAGACCATCCTTGGAACAAGAAATGTTTCTGGTTTCTTCCCTGAGCCCGATTCCAGATCAGGAAAAGAAGTCGGGAACAAACAGGGAATCATGCCTGACAGTTTACTTG aagGAGATCGAGGCACCGTAACTCCAggtcagcgaggcccctgtcaaAGAGCATTGTCTGTGGATGCCAAGCCAATAGGTGGCGAAGTACCAGTGGGCGTCGGCTTAGCTGGAAGAAGAAACGTCCTCTGTCCATCACTCATCAAACAAGAGAACATGGATGCTCCCATTCGTCCTGGGGGGGTTCCCAACGGCTTTCCCGGAGCCGCTGGAGGCTGTCCACCTAGAGGCCATCCAacaa GAGGCATGCTCAGAGGGACGGGGATGCCTCAACGTCCTCCAATGGCAGGGCCGGGTGAATGGGTCATGCAAAGGTCAAACAGTAGCGCAATGACAGGACCGGGTCACCCGGGCATGGTTCGCTCCGGTCCAATGGGCGGACCCATGATCAACCGCTCCAACAGCGTACCGGCAAACACGAGGTCAATCCTGCAGCAGCAACTTATGGAGATGG GAACCAATGAAGGCAATATGAGTATGAGCCCATTTGGCAGCCACGGCCCCACACCTCGGTCCCCTTCTTGGCCAGACTCTGCCATGGGGATTGAAAGATCACAAAATAACACAAACAG GGAACAGTTTGGCAACACCCTGGAGGAGCTTCTCGGGCCCCTGGCTAGCAGTGAGGGACAAAGTGATGAGCGGGCACTTCTGGATCAGCTGGACTCTCTGCTGAACACTGCCGACGTCATTGCTTTGCAGGAAATAGACCGAGCCCTGGGTATCCCTGAAATAGTTGGCCAG AACCATGGCCCCGAGGGTCATCCTCAGGCCCAGGATCCAGGACAGTCTCAATCTGCCCCACCGGAAGCTTTCACTGGGCCAGACTCAAGCATCGGCCTGGAGCAGAAGCCCATGTACGGCCAAGGGTATCCCGGACCCCCGGGACCGGCCTCGATGAGCATGCAGCCTGGTTATGGCGGCGGCACGATACCAAGCCAACCTCCGGCAGGATTCAACCCCATGCTAAATCAAATGGGCCAGGGTGGAAGTTTTCCTGGAATGGGAGGGATGGCAGGTCTGGGCAACCCCCGTGGCAACATGATAAGACCTCGCATGATGACTGCCACCAAGCCTCTTCGACTGCAGCTACAGCAGAGGCTTCAAGGACCGCAG TTCATGAACCAGGCCCGGCAAGGCATGAAGATGGAAAGTGCTCCCGGAGGAAATCCTGCCATGCGCCCCGGAATGCGCCCCGGCATGCAACCGGGCATGCAACCCGGCATGCAGCCCGGTATGCGACCTGGCATGCAAGCCGGCATGCACCCGGGGATGAGTGGGCAG CCTGGTTTCCTGAACGCTCAGATGATGGCCCAGCGCAGCAGGGAAGTGATGACCATGCAGATGAGGAGGCAGCGGATGATGATGCtgatgcagcagcagcaacagcagcagcagatgcaGGCACAGGCGCAAGGGCCCGCTGCAGGATTCAGCCCGCCTCCGAATGTCACTGCACCGGGAGGAATGGACAGCACCATGGGAGGCCCTGGCATGAACCAGCCAGGACAGCAGGGATTCAACTATGGTGCTAACTATG GGATGAACCAACAGGGGGAGCAATCGTTCATGACTCCAAGTAGCAGCCCGCCGCAAAACATGATGGCGGGCAGGATGGGAGGACCTGCTCAGAGCAACATGATGTCAGGAATGCAAGGAAATCCACAGGGAGGATCCATGTACCCGTCAGGAGACATGAAGGGCTGGCCGCAGGGTGGAATGCCACGCAAAAG CGCCTACCCCCAGCAACAGTTTCCACAGCAGGGAAACCAGGGCCAGTTTGGGAACATGATGATGAACAACTCTATTGGCAGACCCGGTGCGGTCGGCGGTGCCGGCTCGTCACAAATGGGCCAAATGCCGGGCCAGATGCAGACTCAAATGCAGGGCCAGATGCCAGGACCGATGCAGGGCCAGATGGGCATGAACCCCATGGGGATGGGGCGGATGCCAATGGGACCTGATCAG AAGTTTTGCTGA
- the id1 gene encoding DNA-binding protein inhibitor ID-1 produces MKVVGSTCALKSKVGSEDMVRCLSEQSLAISKCKIPLLDEQMSVFLQDMNSCYSKLKELVPTLPTNKKASKVEILQHVIDYIWDLQVELDEPERSRHQPGGVQARTPLTALNAELASIAVENGCSDDRIMCR; encoded by the exons ATGAAGGTGGTTGGATCTACTTGCGCCTTGAAGAGCAAAGTAGGCAGCGAGGATATGGTGCGCTGCTTATCCGAGCAGAGCTTGGCCATCTCAAAGTGCAAGATCCCGCTGCTGGACGAGCAGATGAGCGTCTTTCTGCAAGACATGAACAGCTGCTACAGCAAGCTCAAGGAGCTTGTGCCCACCCTGCCCACCAACAAGAAGGCGAGCAAGGTGGAGATCCTGCAGCACGTCATCGACTACATTTGGGATCTGCAAGTGGAGCTGGACGAGCCGGAGAGGAGCCGCCACCAGCCCGGGGGCGTGCAGGCGCGCACGCCGCTCACCGCGCTCAACGCGGAGCTCGCCAGCATCGCCGTAGAG AATGGCTGTTCGGATGACAGGATCATGTGCCGCTAA